One window from the genome of Streptococcus parasanguinis encodes:
- a CDS encoding YlmH family RNA-binding protein codes for MGQTEIYQHFNREDHEFIDRCIELSERVVERYSVEVTGFLNPHQVTILRNVAASYQLQVFASSDEQKMEYAKVIVAPDYYQLDPSDFDLALLEMVYASKFHHLTHSQVLGTIVHQLGVERKSFGDILTSEGKIQVFVEQRFVAYFMDHIQKISRVPVKLREVPLSEQMIVEEESQQRDILVSSYRLDKVIAGTFKLSRSQASQLISSGLVKVNYATTSNVSYAVGLNDLVSVRRFGRLKIVSENGISKSGKYKVTVEVLLSKK; via the coding sequence ATGGGACAGACAGAGATTTACCAACATTTCAATCGCGAAGATCACGAATTCATTGATCGTTGTATTGAATTGTCTGAAAGAGTGGTGGAACGCTATTCTGTTGAGGTGACAGGTTTTTTAAACCCTCATCAGGTCACTATTTTACGAAATGTCGCGGCAAGCTACCAATTACAGGTCTTTGCTTCCAGTGATGAGCAGAAAATGGAGTATGCCAAGGTTATTGTTGCTCCGGATTATTACCAATTGGATCCAAGTGACTTTGATCTGGCCTTATTGGAAATGGTCTATGCTTCAAAATTTCATCACTTGACCCATTCCCAGGTACTGGGGACCATTGTTCACCAATTAGGTGTGGAGCGCAAGTCCTTTGGAGATATTCTGACGAGTGAAGGAAAGATCCAAGTGTTTGTTGAACAGCGCTTTGTTGCCTATTTCATGGATCACATCCAGAAAATTTCTCGGGTACCTGTTAAGCTGAGGGAAGTTCCTCTCTCTGAACAAATGATCGTAGAGGAAGAAAGCCAGCAGCGAGATATTCTCGTGTCGAGTTATCGGTTAGACAAGGTGATTGCTGGGACCTTCAAGCTTTCGCGCTCACAAGCTAGTCAGTTGATTAGTTCTGGTCTAGTGAAAGTTAACTATGCGACGACTTCCAATGTTAGCTATGCTGTAGGTCTGAATGATTTAGTCAGTGTTCGACGCTTTGGGCGTCTTAAAATTGTTTCTGAAAATGGTATTTCAAAGAGTGGAAAATATAAAGTAACTGTTGAAGTACTCTTAAGTAAAAAATGA
- a CDS encoding cell division protein SepF, which translates to MSLKDKFNNFIDYFTEDGEEVEVREAKAAGAETQPVPQPQPTPQVTSPRPQISQREPVKPKPTPVAPVTTPVSTAAVKEPVSTTKNTSENITRLHERQRELAANRANTDEKITIDVRYPRKYEEATEIVDLLLSNESILIDFQYMTEVQARRCLDYLDGARYVLAGNLRRVASTMYLLTPINVVVNIEDIRLPNDVEVTEFDYDMKRNR; encoded by the coding sequence ATGTCATTAAAAGATAAATTTAACAACTTTATTGACTACTTCACAGAAGACGGTGAAGAAGTAGAAGTTCGCGAGGCAAAAGCAGCTGGGGCGGAAACACAACCAGTTCCACAGCCACAGCCGACTCCTCAAGTGACTTCTCCACGTCCACAGATTAGTCAAAGAGAACCAGTAAAACCAAAACCGACTCCTGTCGCACCTGTTACGACTCCAGTGTCTACAGCGGCAGTGAAGGAACCTGTTTCAACAACGAAAAATACATCTGAAAATATTACTCGCTTGCATGAACGTCAACGTGAATTGGCTGCTAATCGTGCGAATACAGATGAAAAGATTACCATTGATGTACGCTATCCCCGCAAATACGAGGAAGCGACTGAAATTGTTGATCTATTACTATCTAATGAGAGTATCTTGATTGACTTCCAATATATGACTGAAGTACAAGCACGTCGTTGTTTAGATTATTTGGATGGGGCTCGTTATGTTTTAGCAGGAAATCTTCGTCGTGTTGCAAGTACCATGTACTTGTTGACTCCAATTAATGTAGTCGTTAACATTGAAGATATCCGCCTTCCAAATGATGTGGAAGTGACAGAATTTGACTATGATATGAAACGTAATCGTTAA
- a CDS encoding YggT family protein, whose translation MVIFQYLSNIIQIYSIILVIYALLSWFPGAPQSTLGQMVHRLVEPFLSLFRKLPLQFGGLDFTVLVALLVLNLMNQLLARLFLFLIG comes from the coding sequence ATGGTTATCTTTCAATACTTATCAAATATCATTCAAATCTATTCCATCATTCTTGTCATCTATGCCTTACTATCTTGGTTCCCTGGGGCACCTCAGAGTACTCTTGGACAAATGGTTCACCGCCTAGTTGAACCATTTTTGAGCCTTTTTAGAAAGTTACCATTGCAGTTTGGGGGCTTGGATTTTACAGTTCTAGTAGCACTTTTGGTCTTGAACTTGATGAATCAGTTATTAGCCCGCTTGTTCCTATTTTTGATTGGATAG
- a CDS encoding YggS family pyridoxal phosphate-dependent enzyme, protein MNLVENADLVRQQVETARNKANRQDQVNVIAVTKYVDVATTEALVKTGIQHIGENRVDKFLEKYQALNGYDLTWHLIGSLQRRKVKDVINLVDYFHALDSVKLAQEIQKRAEHPIKCFLQVNISGEESKHGFAPDELDDVLAEIAQLDKIEIVGLMTMAPFEASQEELQDIFSKTHQLQKQLEKKQLKNMPFSELSMGMSRDFEVAIANGATYVRIGTSFFK, encoded by the coding sequence ATGAATCTGGTAGAGAATGCTGATCTTGTTCGGCAACAAGTAGAAACAGCAAGAAACAAAGCTAACCGTCAAGATCAAGTTAATGTGATAGCTGTCACCAAGTATGTGGATGTTGCTACAACAGAAGCACTGGTAAAAACAGGTATCCAACATATCGGTGAAAATCGTGTCGATAAATTTCTAGAAAAGTATCAAGCTCTAAACGGGTATGACCTCACTTGGCACTTGATTGGGAGCCTCCAACGGCGGAAAGTAAAAGACGTGATCAATCTCGTCGATTACTTTCATGCCTTGGATTCGGTGAAGCTGGCTCAAGAAATTCAAAAGCGAGCAGAACACCCAATCAAGTGTTTCCTCCAAGTGAACATTTCTGGTGAAGAAAGTAAGCATGGATTTGCACCCGATGAACTGGATGATGTTTTAGCGGAAATCGCACAGCTGGACAAAATTGAAATTGTTGGTTTAATGACGATGGCTCCTTTTGAGGCTAGTCAAGAAGAGTTGCAGGATATTTTTTCAAAAACTCACCAACTTCAGAAACAACTAGAAAAGAAACAATTAAAAAATATGCCTTTTTCAGAACTAAGTATGGGTATGAGTCGTGACTTTGAAGTAGCCATTGCGAACGGAGCGACTTATGTAAGAATTGGGACATCATTTTTTAAATAG
- a CDS encoding DivIVA domain-containing protein, with protein sequence MALTALEIKDKTFGVKFRGYDANEVEEFLDIVVRDYEDLVRLNHDQEAKIQALEERLNYFDEMKDSLSQSVLIAQDTAERVKQAANERSENIVRQAEQDAQHLVDEAKQKANEILRHATDNAKKVAVETEELKNKTRVFHQRLKSTIESQLSIIDTPEWDEILRPTAMYIQTSDEAFREIVEKALGESVHHHHAEDDNIDLTRQFSPAEIEELQKRIEAANLELGATQAFEGLNEKVQSALEEAEHARHENEEVVAVEETVQPEDDANRESVNIL encoded by the coding sequence ATGGCTCTTACTGCTTTAGAAATTAAAGATAAAACTTTTGGCGTTAAATTTAGAGGGTATGATGCGAACGAAGTAGAAGAATTTCTAGATATCGTTGTTCGCGATTATGAAGATCTTGTTCGTTTAAATCATGATCAAGAAGCAAAAATTCAAGCTCTTGAAGAACGCTTAAACTATTTTGATGAAATGAAAGATTCATTGAGTCAATCTGTTTTGATTGCACAAGATACTGCTGAACGTGTGAAACAAGCAGCTAACGAACGTTCTGAAAATATTGTTCGTCAAGCTGAACAAGATGCACAACACTTAGTAGATGAAGCAAAACAAAAAGCAAATGAAATCCTTCGTCATGCAACGGATAATGCCAAGAAGGTTGCCGTTGAAACAGAGGAATTGAAGAACAAGACACGCGTCTTCCATCAACGTTTGAAATCAACCATCGAAAGCCAATTGAGCATTATCGATACACCTGAATGGGATGAAATTCTTCGTCCAACAGCTATGTACATTCAAACAAGTGATGAAGCTTTCCGTGAAATTGTGGAGAAAGCTTTGGGTGAATCTGTTCACCATCATCATGCAGAAGATGATAACATTGATTTGACTCGTCAATTCTCTCCAGCTGAAATCGAAGAATTACAAAAACGCATCGAAGCTGCTAATTTAGAATTAGGTGCAACACAAGCGTTTGAAGGTTTGAATGAAAAAGTTCAATCCGCTTTAGAAGAAGCAGAACACGCTCGTCATGAAAATGAGGAAGTCGTTGCGGTTGAAGAAACTGTTCAACCAGAAGATGATGCAAATCGTGAATCTGTCAATATTTTATAA